One segment of Triticum aestivum cultivar Chinese Spring chromosome 2A, IWGSC CS RefSeq v2.1, whole genome shotgun sequence DNA contains the following:
- the LOC123189378 gene encoding uncharacterized protein: MGLESRPAAPGAAAAAPPRPQKQTKVEASAGGGDNEPAPVVVMLPPSRRPPAPGSPTHAPWSHHSADLPARSPRRSRLVHATASRLLEPGARASSRAGARLQAIAYACSSPQHRGHPGAPQQSWGTPGCRPDELFRLIGSSQ; the protein is encoded by the coding sequence ATGGGCCTCGAGTCCCGGCCCGCCGCCCCCggcgcggccgcggccgcgccGCCCAGGCCGCAGAAGCAGACGAAGGTGGAGGCGTCGGCGGGGGGAGGAGACAATGAGCCGGCGCCGGTGGTCGTGATGCTGCCGCCGAGCCGGCGCCCGCCCGCGCCCGGCTCGCCCACGCACGCGCCGTGGAGCCACCACAGTGCCGACCTGCCGGCGAGGAGCCCCAGGCGGAGCCGCCTCGTGCACGCCACCGCGTCGAGGCTGCTGGAGCCGGGCGCGCGCGCGAGCTCGAGGGCCGGCGCCAGGCTGCAGGCCATCGCGTACGCCTGCTCCTCGCCGCAGCACCGCGGCCACCCCGGCGCCCCGCAGCAGAGCTGGGGCACGCCAGGCTGCAGACCAGACGAACTATTCCGACTTATCGGCTCCTCTCAATAA